The following proteins are encoded in a genomic region of Alphaproteobacteria bacterium:
- a CDS encoding glycine--tRNA ligase, which translates to MSTPETSVMSRLVSLCKRRGFVFQASEIYGGINGFWDFGPLGVQLKNNLRDAWWRAMVECPPIGPDGKPLSIVGLDSAIIQHPKTWVASGHVGGFADLMVDCRETKQRYRADHVICLEIFYEKADQKKTTGFLSALDGDEAEAALTKKAKKLIQKSGGGDLVPFDMKAAVPFTSLSSEQRASLIGPDAETPGTLTEPRAFNMMFESHAGVFQNEDSKVYLRPETAQGIFLDYKAILDSSRVRVPFGVAQIGKAFRNEITPRNFFFRSREFEQMEMEFFCPPEDGMMWYEFWVAERMRWWQEQGVGKDNLYRHIIPENELAFYSKGTSDIEYRYPFTAPGFGELEGVAYRTDYDLKQHQEHSKTNLEYFDQEANRRYMPHVVEPAAGLTRGVLALLCEAYQYDESRASPEWLKLKPSLAPLKVGVFPLVNKDGMPEVAEKIYMELRRKFTAQFDAKQTIGKRYARMDEAGTPFCLTVDGDTLTGGAVTVRDRDTAQQERVDMTRLAEYIGGKL; encoded by the coding sequence ATGTCCACTCCCGAAACTTCGGTCATGAGCCGCCTGGTATCGCTGTGCAAGCGGCGCGGCTTCGTCTTTCAGGCTTCCGAGATTTACGGCGGCATCAACGGTTTCTGGGATTTCGGGCCGCTCGGCGTTCAGCTCAAGAACAATCTGCGTGACGCGTGGTGGCGGGCGATGGTGGAATGCCCGCCCATCGGGCCGGACGGCAAGCCTTTGTCGATCGTCGGCCTCGATAGCGCGATCATTCAGCATCCCAAAACATGGGTCGCCAGCGGCCATGTCGGCGGCTTCGCGGATTTGATGGTGGATTGCCGCGAGACGAAGCAGCGGTATCGGGCGGATCATGTTATCTGCCTGGAAATCTTTTACGAAAAAGCAGACCAGAAAAAAACCACTGGTTTTCTTAGCGCCTTGGATGGCGACGAAGCCGAAGCGGCTCTGACCAAGAAAGCGAAAAAGCTGATCCAGAAATCGGGTGGCGGCGATTTGGTTCCATTCGACATGAAAGCGGCTGTGCCGTTTACCTCTCTGTCGTCGGAACAGCGCGCTTCGCTCATCGGCCCAGACGCCGAAACTCCCGGCACGCTAACCGAGCCTCGCGCCTTTAACATGATGTTTGAATCCCATGCGGGCGTGTTCCAAAACGAAGACAGCAAGGTTTATCTTCGCCCCGAGACCGCGCAGGGAATATTCCTGGATTATAAGGCGATCCTGGATTCCTCGCGCGTGCGCGTGCCGTTCGGCGTGGCGCAGATCGGCAAGGCTTTCCGTAACGAAATCACGCCGCGCAATTTCTTTTTCCGCTCGCGCGAGTTCGAGCAAATGGAAATGGAATTCTTCTGCCCACCGGAAGACGGCATGATGTGGTATGAATTCTGGGTCGCCGAGCGCATGCGCTGGTGGCAGGAGCAGGGAGTCGGCAAGGATAACCTCTACCGCCATATCATTCCCGAGAACGAGCTGGCGTTTTATTCCAAGGGCACGTCGGATATCGAATACCGCTATCCCTTCACCGCGCCGGGCTTCGGCGAGCTTGAGGGCGTCGCCTATCGCACCGATTACGACCTGAAGCAGCACCAGGAACACAGCAAGACCAATCTCGAATATTTCGACCAGGAAGCCAACCGGCGCTATATGCCGCATGTCGTGGAGCCCGCCGCGGGGCTGACGCGCGGCGTTTTGGCGCTGCTGTGCGAGGCTTATCAATATGACGAGAGCCGCGCCTCGCCGGAATGGCTGAAGCTCAAGCCGTCGCTGGCGCCGCTCAAGGTCGGTGTTTTCCCGCTGGTCAACAAGGACGGCATGCCGGAAGTGGCGGAGAAGATTTATATGGAATTGCGGCGAAAATTCACCGCGCAGTTTGATGCCAAGCAGACCATCGGCAAACGCTACGCCCGCATGGACGAGGCGGGAACGCCGTTCTGCCTCACCGTAGACGGCGATACGCTGACCGGAGGCGCGGTCACGGTGCGCGATCGCGACACCGCGCAGCAGGAGCGGGTGGATATGACGCGGCTGGCGGAGTATATCGGCGGGAAGCTGTAA
- a CDS encoding ABC transporter transmembrane domain-containing protein encodes MDIANAVVAKPIKYLFRRAGAELVYNKLVAPYFAQKSPRRAIAGLVALNAATLGGGVAFNYLGRDIINSFATKDFSSFSRNMVRFGIFSVGMIAVNVAQSHIANRLRLSWGNWAKERAIREWLSPGNRAGSSAAKAELQPEQRITNDISNLVQASEPLTFGLAQNAANFGAFSLVLFNLSPAVYAGTLAVGAIGTWALHRAGKKLTALNHQEAETQNAYRNAVGDANTHTESIALWGGEAATQQSILARLEDANAVSKKIIGTQAALTAIRSAYNHVASVAPHLLIAPAYFKPESTMNVGDAMLSTSATFNVRNSLDWYSQNQNTIVQWKACAKRLTAFLQGCDPSSGPAGQTPSYDPEGPLGLSVKNLALKKPGGSGLLCRDISFDLKPGNRLVVLGESGAGEKHFIPHIEGNIAL; translated from the coding sequence ATGGATATTGCCAACGCCGTTGTTGCCAAGCCCATTAAATATCTGTTCCGCCGCGCCGGAGCGGAGCTGGTCTATAACAAGCTCGTAGCCCCCTATTTCGCCCAAAAATCGCCGCGCCGCGCCATCGCCGGACTTGTGGCCCTGAACGCCGCCACGCTCGGCGGCGGCGTCGCCTTCAATTATCTGGGAAGGGATATCATCAACAGTTTCGCGACGAAGGATTTCTCCTCGTTCTCAAGAAATATGGTGCGTTTCGGCATATTTTCCGTCGGCATGATTGCCGTCAATGTCGCGCAATCCCATATCGCGAACAGACTGAGGCTGTCTTGGGGAAACTGGGCAAAAGAACGGGCGATCAGGGAATGGCTTTCGCCCGGCAACCGCGCGGGATCGAGCGCCGCGAAAGCGGAGTTGCAGCCCGAACAGCGGATTACGAACGACATCTCCAATCTGGTTCAGGCGTCGGAGCCGCTGACTTTCGGGCTCGCGCAGAATGCAGCGAATTTCGGAGCGTTTTCGCTCGTGCTGTTCAACCTGTCTCCGGCCGTATATGCGGGCACGCTGGCCGTGGGCGCCATCGGCACCTGGGCGCTGCACCGTGCCGGGAAAAAGCTGACAGCCTTGAATCATCAGGAGGCGGAAACGCAGAACGCCTATCGCAACGCGGTCGGCGACGCGAATACGCATACCGAAAGCATCGCGCTGTGGGGCGGCGAAGCGGCAACGCAGCAAAGCATCCTTGCGCGACTGGAGGATGCGAACGCCGTCAGCAAGAAAATTATCGGCACGCAAGCCGCCCTTACAGCCATCAGGTCCGCGTATAACCATGTCGCCAGCGTAGCGCCGCATCTGCTGATCGCGCCGGCCTATTTCAAGCCCGAAAGCACGATGAATGTCGGCGACGCCATGCTCAGCACTTCGGCGACTTTCAACGTGCGCAACTCCCTCGACTGGTACAGCCAAAATCAGAACACCATCGTGCAATGGAAAGCCTGCGCGAAACGGCTGACGGCGTTTCTCCAAGGCTGCGATCCCAGCAGCGGCCCCGCAGGCCAGACTCCATCTTACGATCCGGAAGGCCCTCTCGGGCTTTCCGTGAAGAATCTGGCCTTAAAAAAACCCGGCGGGAGCGGCCTTCTTTGCCGGGATATTTCTTTCGATCTCAAGCCGGGAAACCGCCTTGTCGTGCTGGGCGAATCCGGCGCCGGGGAAAAGCACTTTATTCCGCACATTGAGGGGAATATCGCCTTATGA
- a CDS encoding ferritin-like domain-containing protein has protein sequence MSYQHWKVDDLPWAAFDPAKVDSDHVKLAKAAALVEYNGHDYAAYLGNVFADDPELKAATHAWALEEVQHGEALGRWAQAADPSFDFEGAFKRFREGYQLPLEAKESVRGSRSGELLARCIVETATSSYYAALGEAAQEPVFKAICQRIATDELRHYKLFYTHLRQYLDKEALNRFERIKLALGRVQESEDDELAYAYYAANGSPDEPYDREKYGQAYLGHAYKFYRPHHVERGVGMIFKACGLKPHTPLQGVVNHVTWWLIKKKVRQTEVANAA, from the coding sequence ATGAGCTATCAACATTGGAAAGTCGATGACTTGCCTTGGGCGGCGTTCGATCCCGCCAAAGTCGATTCCGATCACGTCAAGCTGGCCAAGGCGGCCGCTCTGGTCGAGTACAACGGCCACGACTACGCGGCCTATCTGGGGAATGTCTTCGCTGACGATCCGGAATTGAAGGCGGCCACCCATGCCTGGGCGCTGGAGGAAGTGCAGCATGGCGAGGCGCTGGGGCGCTGGGCGCAGGCCGCCGATCCTTCATTCGATTTCGAGGGCGCTTTCAAGAGGTTCCGCGAAGGTTATCAGCTTCCGCTTGAAGCCAAGGAATCGGTGCGCGGCTCCCGCTCGGGCGAATTGCTGGCGCGCTGCATCGTCGAAACCGCTACCAGTTCCTATTACGCCGCGCTCGGCGAGGCGGCGCAGGAGCCTGTATTCAAGGCCATCTGCCAGCGTATCGCCACCGATGAGCTTCGGCACTACAAGCTGTTTTATACCCATTTGCGCCAATATCTCGACAAGGAAGCCCTGAACCGTTTCGAGCGCATCAAGCTCGCTCTCGGCCGGGTGCAGGAATCCGAGGACGATGAGCTGGCCTATGCCTATTACGCCGCCAACGGCTCGCCGGACGAGCCTTACGACCGCGAGAAATACGGCCAAGCCTATCTCGGCCATGCCTATAAATTCTACCGTCCGCACCATGTCGAGCGCGGCGTCGGCATGATCTTCAAGGCCTGCGGCCTCAAGCCCCATACCCCGCTGCAGGGCGTGGTCAATCACGTCACCTGGTGGCTGATCAAGAAGAAAGTCCGGCAGACGGAAGTGGCGAACGCGGCTTAA
- the rfbB gene encoding dTDP-glucose 4,6-dehydratase, translating into MRIAVTGAAGFIGQAFSRHALAAGAQVHGIDKLTYAANPVTVAELEAQPGFTLHRADIAEPAAMRDLIRRIAPQAVIHLAAETHVDRSIDHTAPFVATNIVGTHSLLEAALDYCRALSPAEKAQFRFLHVSTDEVYGALGAEDSAFAETSVFAPNSPYAASKASAEHLARAWHHTYGLPVMIGNCSNNYGPYQFPEKLIPNMILKALHGEPLPVYGHGKHVRDWLYVDDHAEALWLILTRGKIGEKYHIGGKAETANLALVETICAMLDAAMPGSSHRPHRNLINFVADRPGHDFRYAMNIAKIERELGWRPKTSMEDGLQRTLDWYLARRDWWQGIRDSYAGERLGLGR; encoded by the coding sequence ATGCGCATAGCCGTTACGGGCGCCGCCGGATTTATCGGCCAGGCTTTCAGCCGCCATGCCCTGGCCGCGGGCGCCCAGGTGCACGGCATCGATAAACTCACTTATGCCGCAAATCCGGTCACGGTCGCCGAACTGGAAGCCCAGCCCGGCTTTACGCTGCACCGGGCGGATATCGCCGAACCGGCGGCGATGCGCGACCTGATTCGCCGGATCGCCCCCCAGGCCGTCATCCATCTGGCGGCGGAAACCCATGTCGACCGCTCCATCGACCATACCGCGCCTTTCGTCGCCACGAATATCGTCGGCACCCATAGCCTGCTGGAAGCGGCGTTGGATTACTGCCGCGCCCTTTCCCCGGCGGAGAAAGCGCAATTCCGCTTTCTGCATGTCTCGACGGATGAAGTCTATGGCGCGCTGGGCGCGGAAGATTCAGCCTTCGCCGAAACCTCGGTCTTCGCGCCGAATTCGCCCTATGCCGCCAGCAAGGCGAGCGCCGAGCATCTGGCGCGCGCATGGCATCACACTTATGGGCTGCCGGTCATGATCGGCAATTGCTCGAATAATTACGGGCCTTATCAATTCCCGGAAAAGCTGATCCCCAACATGATCCTCAAGGCGCTGCATGGCGAACCGCTGCCGGTTTACGGGCATGGCAAGCATGTGCGCGACTGGCTCTATGTCGACGATCACGCCGAAGCGCTGTGGCTTATTCTCACGCGCGGAAAAATCGGGGAGAAATATCATATCGGCGGCAAAGCGGAGACAGCCAATCTCGCGCTGGTGGAAACGATATGCGCGATGCTCGATGCCGCGATGCCCGGCAGTTCGCATCGTCCGCACCGGAACCTCATTAACTTCGTCGCCGACCGCCCCGGCCATGATTTCCGCTATGCCATGAATATCGCGAAAATCGAGCGCGAACTCGGCTGGCGTCCGAAAACTTCCATGGAAGACGGCCTTCAACGCACGCTGGATTGGTATCTTGCCCGCCGCGACTGGTGGCAGGGCATCCGCGACAGCTATGCCGGAGAGCGGCTGGGGCTGGGACGTTAA
- the rfbA gene encoding glucose-1-phosphate thymidylyltransferase RfbA gives MAPNNGNKAKLKGIVMAGGAGTRLYPATRAISKQLMPVYDKPMVYYPITTLMLAGIRDILIISTPRQLPVFQYLLGDGSQWGLNFSYAEQKEPRGLADAFIVGRKFIGKDNVAMILGDNLFYGQGLNDIVKNAADKKEGATVFAYRVSDPERYGVVKFDKKSGAPVEITEKPKRASSNWAITGLYFYDNQVCDIAAGLQPSARGELEVTDIIRHYLEQKQLDVFQFGRGFAWLDTGTHESLDNAAEFVRIVEQRQGLKIGCPEEIAHTLGYIDAAQVLALAAEMGKTPYGDYLLRLVEESGE, from the coding sequence ATGGCCCCCAACAACGGCAACAAGGCAAAATTAAAAGGCATCGTCATGGCCGGCGGGGCGGGCACGCGGCTGTATCCGGCCACGCGCGCGATCAGCAAGCAATTGATGCCGGTCTATGACAAGCCGATGGTCTATTACCCGATCACGACGCTGATGCTGGCCGGAATCCGCGACATCCTGATTATCTCCACGCCGCGGCAATTGCCGGTCTTCCAATACCTGCTGGGTGACGGATCGCAATGGGGGCTGAATTTCTCTTATGCGGAGCAAAAGGAGCCTCGCGGCCTCGCCGACGCCTTTATCGTGGGGCGGAAATTCATCGGCAAGGACAATGTCGCGATGATCCTCGGCGATAATTTGTTCTACGGCCAGGGCCTGAACGATATCGTCAAAAACGCCGCCGACAAGAAAGAGGGCGCGACCGTCTTCGCCTATCGCGTATCCGATCCCGAGCGTTATGGAGTCGTTAAATTCGACAAGAAGAGCGGCGCGCCGGTCGAAATCACCGAGAAGCCGAAACGCGCATCGTCGAACTGGGCGATCACCGGGCTTTATTTCTACGACAACCAGGTCTGCGACATCGCGGCGGGGCTGCAGCCGTCGGCTCGCGGCGAGCTCGAAGTCACCGACATCATCCGCCATTATCTGGAGCAAAAGCAGCTCGATGTCTTCCAGTTCGGGCGCGGCTTCGCCTGGCTGGATACCGGGACGCATGAATCGCTCGACAACGCAGCCGAATTCGTCCGCATCGTCGAGCAGCGCCAGGGCCTCAAGATCGGCTGCCCGGAGGAAATCGCGCATACGCTCGGCTATATCGACGCCGCGCAAGTGCTGGCGCTCGCCGCCGAAATGGGCAAGACGCCCTATGGCGACTATCTCCTGCGCCTGGTCGAGGAGAGCGGGGAGTGA
- a CDS encoding glycosyltransferase family 4 protein: MIKGLRIELVRVAIMDNPNQRSMHTQPVPRGGGWSFAIPCAAFLCLSSLLHYMGSEGELPFPEILLLIGLLLLAGVSWADDRGGVKARWRLLAHFAAAALGLLALGSFPAPDWVPNWILYAGLAIAWVWFINLYNFMDGIDGITTVETISIVLPLTFIVLTANAFRLPPGSLIYLPSILLGSSIGFLFFNWHPAKIFLGDVGSVPIGYLVGFCLLALAQAGFWYIALTLPLYYLADSGITIVRRFLKGEKIWEAHRSHFYQRAAQREGRHDVVVVRIALCNVALWAIAAAALLISPWMTLLAPLPVGLLLWWMAGPKTQAQVTA, translated from the coding sequence ATGATCAAAGGACTGCGCATAGAATTGGTGCGCGTCGCCATTATGGACAATCCCAACCAGCGCAGCATGCACACTCAGCCCGTGCCGCGCGGCGGCGGCTGGAGCTTCGCTATTCCATGCGCGGCGTTTCTATGCCTTTCATCTCTTCTTCATTATATGGGGAGCGAGGGAGAACTTCCTTTTCCGGAAATATTATTATTGATAGGACTGCTTCTGCTAGCAGGCGTTTCTTGGGCCGACGATAGAGGCGGCGTCAAGGCACGGTGGCGGCTCTTGGCGCATTTCGCTGCCGCTGCGCTCGGTCTCTTGGCGCTGGGAAGTTTTCCTGCGCCCGACTGGGTGCCCAATTGGATTTTGTATGCAGGATTGGCCATCGCTTGGGTATGGTTCATCAATCTCTATAATTTCATGGATGGCATTGATGGCATCACGACTGTGGAAACAATAAGTATCGTTCTTCCTCTTACCTTTATTGTCCTCACGGCAAATGCCTTTCGTCTGCCCCCCGGATCATTGATATATTTGCCTTCTATCCTCCTCGGTTCCTCTATCGGCTTCCTGTTTTTCAACTGGCATCCCGCGAAAATATTCCTCGGCGACGTGGGCAGCGTGCCGATCGGCTATCTGGTAGGTTTCTGCCTGCTGGCACTGGCGCAAGCAGGGTTTTGGTATATCGCGCTGACGCTGCCCCTCTACTACCTCGCCGACAGCGGCATCACGATTGTCCGCCGCTTCCTGAAAGGCGAGAAAATATGGGAAGCGCATCGCAGCCATTTCTACCAGCGCGCGGCGCAGCGCGAAGGACGCCATGATGTCGTGGTCGTCAGGATCGCGCTATGCAACGTCGCCTTATGGGCTATCGCCGCCGCCGCGCTGCTGATTTCGCCCTGGATGACGCTGCTCGCCCCTCTCCCCGTCGGGCTGCTGTTATGGTGGATGGCAGGCCCGAAAACGCAGGCGCAAGTTACCGCTTGA
- a CDS encoding CoA transferase subunit A, translating to MSKIHATAADALAGLLRDDMTVAAGGFGLCGIPEHIIEAIKASGVKGLTVVSNNCGVDGFGLGKLLEGGQIRKMVSSYVGENKLFAELYLSGKLELEFTPQGTLAERMRAGGAGIAGFYTKTGVGTIAAEGKETREFDGEKYVLERGIVCDLAIVKATVGDHEGNLVYRKTTRNFNPLAAMCGRVTVAEVEELVDAGEIDPDAVHTPGIFVQRIVKGEHFEKRIEQRTVRKPA from the coding sequence ATGAGTAAAATTCACGCCACCGCGGCAGACGCATTAGCCGGACTGCTGCGCGACGACATGACCGTCGCTGCCGGAGGCTTCGGCCTGTGCGGTATTCCCGAGCATATCATCGAAGCGATCAAAGCCTCGGGCGTCAAAGGATTGACCGTCGTCAGCAATAATTGCGGCGTGGACGGCTTCGGCCTCGGCAAATTGCTGGAGGGCGGACAGATCAGAAAAATGGTCTCGTCCTATGTCGGCGAAAACAAGTTGTTCGCCGAATTGTACCTGTCGGGAAAACTCGAACTGGAATTCACGCCTCAGGGCACGCTGGCCGAGCGGATGCGTGCGGGCGGAGCCGGGATTGCGGGCTTCTACACCAAGACCGGCGTGGGCACCATCGCCGCCGAAGGCAAGGAAACGCGCGAATTCGACGGCGAGAAATACGTGCTGGAGCGCGGCATCGTCTGCGACCTTGCCATCGTTAAGGCCACGGTCGGCGATCATGAAGGCAATCTCGTCTATCGCAAGACGACGCGGAACTTCAACCCGCTCGCCGCGATGTGCGGACGCGTTACCGTCGCGGAAGTCGAAGAACTGGTGGATGCCGGCGAAATCGATCCCGACGCCGTTCATACGCCCGGCATCTTCGTGCAGCGCATCGTCAAGGGCGAGCATTTCGAGAAGCGCATCGAGCAGCGGACGGTAAGGAAACCGGCTTAG
- a CDS encoding CoA transferase subunit B, giving the protein MPWTREQLAARAAHELQNGFYVNLGIGIPTLVANYIPEDMHIVLHSENGMLGVGPFPLESEVDPDLINAGKQTVTELSYTSYFDSAMSFAMIRGGHIDLAILGAMQVAENGDLANWMVPGKLVKGMGGAMDLVAGVKRIVVVMEHNAKDGEAKLVKQCSLPLTGAGVVDKIITDLGEFEFRANGLELIALAPGVELEEIKQKTEAAYTVAKDLEKAAA; this is encoded by the coding sequence ATGCCCTGGACTCGCGAACAACTCGCCGCGCGCGCGGCGCATGAATTGCAGAATGGATTTTACGTCAATCTCGGCATCGGCATTCCGACGCTGGTCGCCAACTATATCCCCGAAGATATGCATATCGTCCTGCATAGCGAGAACGGCATGCTGGGCGTCGGCCCCTTCCCGCTCGAATCCGAAGTCGATCCCGATCTCATCAATGCCGGAAAGCAGACGGTCACGGAGCTTTCCTATACGAGCTATTTCGACAGCGCGATGTCTTTCGCGATGATCCGCGGCGGGCATATCGATCTCGCCATCCTGGGCGCGATGCAGGTCGCGGAAAACGGCGATCTCGCCAACTGGATGGTTCCCGGCAAGCTGGTCAAGGGCATGGGCGGCGCGATGGATCTGGTGGCGGGCGTCAAGCGCATCGTCGTCGTGATGGAGCATAACGCCAAGGACGGCGAGGCCAAGCTGGTCAAGCAATGCAGCCTGCCGCTGACCGGCGCGGGCGTCGTCGATAAGATCATCACCGATCTGGGAGAATTCGAGTTCCGGGCGAACGGGCTGGAGCTTATTGCTCTTGCGCCCGGCGTCGAGCTTGAAGAAATCAAGCAAAAGACCGAAGCAGCCTACACCGTCGCCAAGGATTTGGAAAAAGCGGCGGCGTAG
- a CDS encoding NADP-dependent malic enzyme, whose translation MTQRNDGRTTDDEALAFHASGRPGKLQITPTKPLTTARDLSLAYSPGVAVPCLRIHADPAAAYDYTTKGNLVAVISNGTAVLGLGDLGALASKPVMEGKAVLFKRFADVDGIDLEVDTRDVDEFVNCVRFLGPSFGGINLEDIKAPDCFIIEQRLRELMDIPVFHDDQHGTAIIATAGLINALDVTGRKARNTRIVVNGAGASAIACVELFKSMGIPHENVIMCDTKGVLYEGRAEGMNQWKSAHAVPTEFRTLEEAVNGADILVGLSAKGAFTPAMIKSMAKNPVIFAMANPDPEITPEEVRAVRRDAIMATGRSDYPNQINNVLGFPYIFRGALDVRASTINDEMKVAAARALAELARADVPDEVDAAYGGRRLRYGPEYIIPVPFDPRLVVKIPAAVAKAAMDSGVARKPIPDMAAYERELRARLDPTADSLELIFEQVQSNPRRVVFAEGEEERAIRAALQFKASGLGTPILVGREEIIKTKLEQMQLPGGDELEIHNARLSRHNEKYRSYIYSRLQRRGYMLRDCQRMVNQNRNVFAAAMVAMGDADAVVTGLTRSFVVCFDDMRKVIDSDGDCGAFGLSMAIAPPDRTVFLADTAVNIEPNPQRMAEIAIRTAAWAERLGHQPRVAFLSYASFGQPQRGRAEQIRQAMRILDERKVNFEYDGEMSADVALDIELMKRLYPFSRLSDAANILVMPNLQSAHIAAKILHKMGRGTVIGPILKGLSQPVQIVQMGATVSDLVTTAVFAAYGSIVK comes from the coding sequence ATGACCCAAAGAAACGACGGGCGGACTACTGACGACGAAGCATTGGCGTTCCATGCTTCGGGACGGCCGGGAAAACTGCAAATAACCCCTACGAAGCCGCTGACGACGGCCAGAGACTTGTCGCTGGCCTATTCGCCCGGCGTGGCCGTGCCATGCCTGCGCATTCACGCCGATCCGGCCGCGGCTTATGATTATACGACGAAGGGCAATCTGGTCGCGGTGATCTCCAACGGCACCGCGGTGCTGGGACTGGGCGATCTTGGCGCGCTGGCGTCGAAGCCGGTCATGGAAGGCAAGGCGGTTTTGTTCAAGCGCTTTGCCGACGTGGACGGGATCGATCTCGAAGTCGACACGCGCGATGTCGATGAATTCGTCAATTGCGTGAGATTTCTCGGGCCTTCGTTCGGAGGCATCAATCTGGAAGACATCAAGGCGCCCGACTGCTTCATCATCGAACAGCGTTTGCGCGAATTGATGGATATACCGGTTTTTCATGACGATCAGCACGGCACGGCGATCATCGCCACGGCGGGTCTTATCAACGCGCTTGATGTTACGGGCAGGAAAGCAAGGAATACCCGCATCGTCGTCAACGGAGCGGGGGCTTCGGCCATTGCCTGCGTCGAGCTGTTCAAATCCATGGGCATCCCCCATGAAAATGTCATCATGTGCGACACCAAAGGCGTGCTGTATGAGGGGCGCGCCGAAGGCATGAATCAATGGAAATCGGCTCATGCCGTGCCGACCGAATTCCGCACTCTGGAAGAAGCGGTGAACGGAGCGGATATCCTGGTCGGGCTGTCGGCCAAGGGAGCGTTCACGCCCGCCATGATCAAGAGCATGGCGAAAAATCCCGTCATATTCGCGATGGCCAACCCCGATCCGGAAATCACGCCTGAGGAAGTTCGCGCCGTGCGCCGCGACGCGATCATGGCCACCGGACGCTCGGATTATCCGAACCAGATCAACAATGTTTTAGGCTTCCCGTATATTTTCCGTGGCGCGCTCGACGTACGCGCATCCACGATCAACGACGAGATGAAGGTCGCCGCCGCCCGCGCGCTGGCCGAACTGGCCCGCGCGGACGTTCCGGACGAAGTCGATGCGGCCTATGGCGGCCGCAGGCTGCGCTATGGGCCGGAATATATCATCCCGGTGCCGTTCGATCCGCGTCTGGTCGTCAAAATACCCGCCGCCGTTGCTAAAGCGGCGATGGATAGCGGCGTCGCGCGCAAGCCGATCCCGGATATGGCCGCCTATGAGCGCGAACTGCGCGCGCGGCTCGATCCGACGGCGGACAGCCTCGAATTGATTTTCGAGCAGGTGCAAAGCAATCCGCGCCGCGTGGTCTTTGCCGAAGGCGAAGAGGAGCGGGCCATTCGCGCCGCGCTGCAATTCAAGGCCTCCGGACTCGGCACGCCGATTCTGGTCGGGCGCGAGGAAATCATCAAAACCAAGCTTGAGCAGATGCAATTGCCGGGCGGCGACGAACTGGAAATTCATAACGCCCGCCTTTCGCGCCACAACGAAAAATACCGCAGCTATATATATAGCCGGCTGCAGCGGCGCGGCTATATGCTGCGCGACTGCCAGCGGATGGTGAACCAGAACCGCAACGTCTTCGCCGCCGCCATGGTGGCGATGGGCGACGCCGACGCGGTCGTGACCGGCTTGACGCGCAGTTTCGTGGTTTGCTTCGACGATATGCGCAAGGTCATCGATTCCGACGGCGATTGCGGCGCGTTCGGCCTTTCGATGGCAATCGCGCCGCCCGACCGCACGGTATTCCTGGCGGATACTGCCGTTAATATCGAGCCGAACCCGCAGCGAATGGCGGAAATTGCCATTCGCACGGCGGCTTGGGCGGAGCGTTTGGGACACCAGCCGCGCGTGGCGTTCCTGTCTTATGCCAGCTTCGGCCAGCCCCAGCGCGGCAGAGCCGAGCAAATCCGCCAGGCGATGCGCATTCTCGACGAGCGTAAGGTTAATTTCGAGTATGACGGCGAAATGTCGGCGGATGTCGCGCTCGATATCGAGCTTATGAAACGGCTGTATCCTTTCAGCCGCCTGTCGGATGCCGCCAATATCCTGGTGATGCCCAACCTGCAATCGGCGCATATCGCGGCTAAAATCCTGCATAAAATGGGCCGGGGAACGGTGATCGGCCCTATTCTGAAAGGGCTTAGCCAGCCGGTGCAGATCGTGCAAATGGGCGCGACGGTATCGGATTTGGTCACTACGGCGGTCTTTGCCGCTTACGGCTCGATCGTTAAGTAA